A genomic stretch from Schistosoma haematobium chromosome 4, whole genome shotgun sequence includes:
- a CDS encoding hypothetical protein (EggNog:ENOG41037JH): MNKSNPPCEDPVSAHITIQRPCRQTIPGHEGLFYAHYCTKIKGIRQKDGSSLLIRRCSMDKLTDIPTHCGQFQLDDDLYHGCIATCSKDWCNTGDRPSVSVRMLTLCLLTLSYTVIL; this comes from the coding sequence ATGAACAAAAGTAACCCACCATGTGAGGATCCAGTCAGTGCTCATATCACGATTCAACGACCATGTCGTCAAACGATACCTGGACATGAAGGTTTGTTCTATGCCCACTACTGCACAAAAATAAAGGGTATTCGCCAGAAGGACGGTTCCAGTTTACTGATACGGAGATGCTCTATGGATAAACTAACCGACATACCAACTCACTGTGGACAATTCCAATTAGATGATGACTTATACCACGGATGCATTGCGACTTGCTCCAAAGACTGGTGTAATACTGGTGATAGACCTTCAGTTTCTGTCAGGATGTTAACATTATGTTTGCTTACTTTATCGTATACTGTGATACTTTAG
- the SIRT7 gene encoding NAD-dependent protein deacetylase sirtuin-7 (EggNog:ENOG4112PTG~COG:B,K) — MLKLQDKIRQCESRIKTPKKSKNTNLKLRLPEATIAKPTFTHMAIKVLVDEGYVRHVVSQNVDGLHVRSGLNREKLSELHGNLFIEQCIACEHTVFRTFDVAETTSRSHHYTGRICPRCRNLHPVESTIASDILKKTAEHSAVSKYKKNVSNENLMLSYRYAARKLAKSFEGVRLKAVEHLRNTQKSEMLTDSVLTKAPLLRDVVVHFFERQPEMGLTEIYRIRSAIEAVHGRKVLQDAINATSNDRKPLNHGCKRSHEESTKYLIGSPWFKRMCPAMKMECQDFCKTSEAVDLKPISPDSLDTPAKLIVVVGSSLTVLRNYSFLWPYGLGRCGQLSSSSKHKKKPTCVDSVFKPTSIPDTPENCRLVIINLQPTCKDVVADLVLRVPCDELFRVIMSDHLEIDVPQYDHRHDPLYSIGLSLSPEEECTRTRLNIPFSSV, encoded by the exons ATGCTGAAACTACAG GATAAAATACGTCAATGTGAATCACGGATTAAAACTCCTAAAAAGTCAAAAAACACCAACTTAAAGTTACGACTTCCAGAAGCAACCATTGCAAAGCCAACATTCACTCATATGGCTATCAAAGTTTTGGTAGATGAAGGATAT GTTCGACATGTCGTTTCTCAAAATGTTGATGGCTTACATGTGCGCAGTGGTTTAAATCGTGAAAAACTTTCGGAGCTACATggtaatttattcattgaa CAATGCATCGCTTGTGAACACACTGTTTTTCGGACTTTTGATGTTGCCGAAACAACTTCTCGTTCACACCATTATACTGGACGCATTTGTCCTCGGTGTCGTAATTTACACCCTGTTGAAAGTACAATAGCCAGTGATATACTAAAGAAAACAGCTGAACATTCGGCAGTATCTAAATACAAGAAAAATGTATCAAATGAAAATCTTATGTTGAGTTACCGATATGCTGCAAGAAAATTAGCCAAATCTTTTGAAGGTGTACGTCTTAAAGCAGTGGAACATTTACGCAATACTCAAAAGTCTGAGATGCTGACGGACTCAGTTCTTACGAAGGCACCTTTACTAAGAGATGTTGTTGTACACTTTTTTGAACGACAACCAGAGATGGGGTTAACAGAAATATATCGCATTCGATCAGCGATCGAAGCTGTACATGGCCGTAAAGTTCTTCAAGATGCTATCAATGCCACTTCGAATGACCGTAAACCTTTGAATCATGGATGCAAACGTTCCCATGAAGAGTCAACAAAATATCTCATTGGATCCCCATGGTTTAAAAGAATGTGTCCTGCTATGAAGATGGAGTGTCAGGATTTTTGTAAAACATCAGAAGCAGTTGATTTAAAACCTATCTCTCCGGATTCTCTGGATACTCCTGCTAAAttaattgttgttgttggttcATCTTTAACTGTTTTGCGCAACTATTCATTTTTATGGCCTTATGGCCTTGGGAGGTGCGGTCAACTAAGTTCGTCGAGCAAACATAAAAAGAAACCCACATGTGTTGATTCTGTTTTCAAACCGACTTCAATCCCTGATACCCCTGAAAATTGTCGGTTGGTTATTATCAATTTACAACCAACGTGCAAAGATGTGGTTGCAGATTTGGTACTTCGAGTTCCTTGTGATGAACTATTTCGCGTTATTATGTCAGATCACTTGGAAATAGATGTTCCACAATATGACCACAGGCATGATCCCCTTTATTCAATCGGTCTTTCTTTATCTCCAGAAGAAGAATGCACACGTACTCGTTTGAACATTCCATTTTCTTCCgtataa
- the ROBO3_3 gene encoding Roundabout, axon guidance receptor (EggNog:ENOG410V82Z~COG:T~SECRETED:SignalP(1-23)), translating to MNTGASFLSILVILIVVSIPSHEIEFVDEPNDSYGLENQQITLVCSAVGSPNITITWHKLDNISFASGSTKVAGDSVYSSYGFTLVSENEGDYYCNASDSLHWIQSKKASVRISFLNEKFKLEPQSKVANIGDTVLLECIPPFGLPSPTIEWLKENSSLLPNNRIQIMDVGNLRIDRITWQDSGYYTCVAKSFAYRRESSKAYLTVRQRPYFIVSPKSQSVPVHSVFELSCRAAGEPPPVVVWRREPSVPSISYSRVRLLLGGTLRFVSVQSDDSGYYICRAVSSTGIVEAVAYINVVTPPGLVVTPPSKIYAYEGNRVELFCSVTGSPSPDVRWLQWSTKTYFIPTVSVSERIYVTSSGTLIILTARPEDASTYECRASSPAGLTRSLTDIQVLFNPKLIPGRVGAVSTPHIFGKSFRSPTAVRVLCGIPLDPVFNYSHGTQSISKEPELSAKSDIIWLNNGEFIHKPSSSNSRISIEADGSLLLYPFRPHDAGNYTCSVYRKVSHRFAQYAFTISLKEHNDSIYQPRTYSQLPSPPENARIVSVGDTWVVLKWSDNNSSESTSYKVYVLPQIHSQKTVHSDQHFQDLKHTKTTSDHMKSDETQMPSSKPFKLDTWFTAIEKSYHTQVRITGLLPDTGYWVEVRKVNSFGMSSGALVPYIVYTVKKPSEIIFSHVSKSNRTVSDLVIKHPDSLFAGGQTAVDFQELVSTFQSIDLHRISIRPLTSSELLVSWAARSSNEVLKRIDGFKINVRSVPMSRCIAAVTSKPPSYSSAFRENIGDSGSLDIYDINHEDFSFTSSVHCSFTSPKLLEQTVLMANAVSDKDVIYVGTSDHSFQNIIIMKTVSRDQPVAKAVIGDLSPFSCYETDIEAFKDDPTYGRILSRSSRSELALTLDAPPSSSPELISAEWLLHISPLNPEQITGGQKINSSTYPSESIRLSWKPLELKMAHGALLGYAVHMLANKSQFSRSLHVSLFYLVNLCTILVLYFNVQEFSSQIFIIIF from the coding sequence ATGAATACTGGTGCTAGTTTTTTATCAATTTTAGTTATACTTATAGTTGTTTCTATTCCAAGCCACGAGATAGAATTTGTTGATGAACCAAATGATAGTTATGGGCTAGAGAACCAGCAAATCACACTTGTTTGTTCAGCTGTAGGGTCTCCAAATATCACGATTACATGGCACAAACTAGACAATATTTCTTTTGCAAGCGGTTCCACTAAAGTGGCTGGAGATAGCGTATATTCTTCCTATGGGTTTACTCTTGTTAGTGAAAATGAGGGTGATTATTACTGCAATGCATCGGATTCCCTTCACTGGATTCAGTCCAAGAAAGCAAGTGTCCGAATTTCATTCCTTAACGAAAAGTTTAAATTAGAGCCTCAAAGCAAAGTGGCAAATATTGGTGATACAGTTTTATTGGAATGTATTCCTCCTTTTGGGCTACCTAGTCCTACTATTGAGTGGCTAAAGGAAAACTCTTCTCTGTTACCCAACAATCGAATACAGATTATGGATGTTGGAAATTTGAGGATCGATAGGATAACGTGGCAAGACTCTGGTTACTACACTTGCGTAGCCAAATCTTTTGCTTACCGCAGGGAAAGTTCCAAAGCCTATCTTACTGTTCGGCAGCGTCCATATTTTATTGTCTCACCTAAAAGTCAATCAGTGCCAGTGCATAGTGTATTTGAACTGAGTTGCCGTGCTGCTGGGGAGCCCCCCCCTGTCGTTGTTTGGCGCAGAGAACCTTCAGTACCCAGTATTTCATACTCACGTGTTCGGCTGCTTCTAGGTGGAACACTTCGTTTTGTAAGTGTTCAGTCTGATGACTCTGGATATTATATTTGTCGAGCAGTTAGTTCGACAGGGATTGTTGAAGCAGTCGCCTACATAAATGTTGTTACACCTCCAGGTTTGGTTGTCACGCCTCCTAGTAAAATATACGCATATGAAGGCAACCGGGTTGAGTTGTTTTGTAGTGTGACAGGCTCCCCATCCCCAGATGTTCGTTGGTTGCAGTGGTCAACTAAAACATATTTCATCCCAACTGTATCTGTATCCGAGCGGATTTACGTCACGAGTTCTGGGACTCTTATTATACTTACTGCCAGGCCGGAAGATGCTTCTACGTATGAATGCCGCGCTTCGTCTCCTGCTGGTTTAACTAGGAGCCTGACAGATATTCAAGTTCTGTTTAATCCCAAATTAATTCCAGGTCGTGTGGGTGCTGTCTCAACTCCTCATATTTTCGGTAAAAGTTTCCGCAGTCCAACAGCAGTACGAGTACTTTGTGGCATTCCGTTGGATCCTGTATTCAATTATTCACATGGAACTCAATCTATTTCTAAAGAACCCGAACTTAGCGCAAAATCGGACATAATATGGCTTAACAATGGTGAATTCATTCATAAACCAAGTTCATCGAACTCTCGGATTTCAATCGAGGCAGATGGCTCTTTACTACTTTATCCATTTCGACCACATGATGCAGGAAACTACACTTGTTCCGTCTACCGAAAAGTAAGCCATCGGTTCGCACAGTACGCTTTCACTATAAGCTTAAAAGAGCATAATGATTCAATATATCAACCTCGTACGTATTCCCAGTTACCTTCACCTCCAGAAAATGCAAGAATTGTTAGTGTTGGTGACACGTGGGTAGTTTTAAAATGGTCTGACAACAATTCTTCTGAGTCAACAAGCTATAAAGTTTACGTTTTACCGCAGATTCATTCTCAGAAAACAGTTCACTCAGATCAACATTTTCAGGACCTAAAGCACACTAAGACTACCAGTGATCATATGAAGTCAGATGAAACACAGATGCCTAGTAGTAAACCCTTTAAACTGGATACCTGGTTCACCGCAATTGAAAAATCTTACCATACCCAAGTCCGTATAACAGGCCTACTACCTGATACCGGATACtgggttgaagttagaaaagTTAATAGTTTCGGAATGAGTTCAGGAGCTCTAGTACCTTATATAGTGTATACTGTAAAAAAGCCTTCTGAAATTATATTTTCACATGTTTCAAAAAGTAATAGGACAGTTTCTGATTTGGTAATCAAGCATCCTGATTCGCTTTTTGCTGGTGGTCAAACAGCTGTTGATTTTCAGGAGCTGGTTTCAACATTCCAATCCATCGATTTACATCGCATATCAATCCGACCCCTCACGTCTTCCGAACTTTTGGTTAGCTGGGCTGCACGGTCTTCTAATGAAGTGCTCAAGCGTATTGATGGTTTCAAAATAAACGTGCGATCAGTTCCAATGTCACGTTGCATAGCTGCTGTTACATCTAAACCACCAAGCTATTCGTCTGCCTTTCGCGAAAACATTGGAGATTCAGGATCGTTGGATATTTATGATATTAATCATGAGGATTTTTCATTTACTAGTTCAGTTCACTGTTCTTTCACATCCCCTAAGCTTCTCGAACAAACAGTTTTAATGGCTAATGCAGTGAGTGATAAAGATGTAATATATGTTGGGACCTCAGATCACTCATTTCAAAACATAATCATCATGAAGACTGTGTCTCGCGATCAGCCGGTTGCTAAGGCTGTTATCGGTGATCTGTCACCTTTCAGTTGCTATGAGACGGATATTGAAGCCTTCAAGGACGATCCAACATACGGTCGTATTCTAAGCAGATCTAGTCGATCTGAATTGGCTTTGACTCTCGATGCACCACCCAGCTCCTCGCCAGAATTAATAAGCGCCGAATGGCTTCTTCATATTAGTCCGTTAAATCCCGAACAAATAACAGGAGGTCAGAAAATCAACTCTTCCACATATCCATCTGAAAGTATTCGATTATCATGGAAACCACTTGAGTTAAAAATGGCTCATGGTGCACTGTTAGGATATGCAGTACATATGCTGGCGAACAAAAGTCAGTTCAGTCGTTCTCTTCATGTAAGTCTTTTTTATCTGGTAAATTTGTGCACAATCTTAGTCTTGTATTTCAATGTTCAGGAATTTTCTAGTCAAatcttcattatcattttttaa